In Betaproteobacteria bacterium, the genomic stretch GTCGCGAGCGAGTCGCCACGGCGCCAGGCCAGTCCGAGTTCCGTGAGCGGGCCCGTTTCGGCGATCGGACGGTAGACCACGCCGGTCCGGCGCAGGTGCTGGAGCGAGGCGGGGATGAGGGCAACGCCGATTCCGGCCGAGACGAGGCTCACGATGGTCTGCATCTGGACGGCCTCCTGTTCGACGCGGGGGCTGAACCCGCAGCGCTGGCAGAAGGACACGATGTCGTCGTAGAGCCTTGGCGCATGCGATCGGGGTGACATGAGAAACGGTGCGTCCGCGAGTTCCTTGAGCCGGAGTTTGCCCGTGGCCCGAGCGAGCGGGTGGGATTCCGGCAGGGCAGCCACGAAGGGTTCGCGGTGGATGGGCCAGTACTCGAGTTCCGGATCGTCCACCGGCGGCAGCACGAAACCGGCATCCATCGTGCGCTCCACGAGCGCCGCGAGCAGGACGTCGGTCGTCGCCTCTCGCAACGTGAGCCGGACACCGGGAGCGCGCGTGCGGAACTCGCGCAGCAGCGGCGGAAGCACGTTGTAATCGGCCGTGCTCACGAAGCCGATGCTCAGTTCACCCACCTCTCCGCGGCTCGCGCTGCGCGAGGCCGCGATGGCTCCGTCGACCCGCGCCAGGATGTGACGGGCCTCCGCGAGTAGCACCTCCCCCGCCTTGGTGAGGCTGACCCGCCTCTGGCTGCGATGGAAGAGCGCCGCGCCGACGATGTCCTCCAGGACGCGTATCTGGATGGACAGCGGAGGCTGCGAAATGTGCAGACGCTCGGCGGCCCGGCCGAAGTGAAGTTCTTCGGCCACGGCCACGAAATAGCGCAGGTGTCGCAACTCGACATTCATATCCGGAAAGTATCAAAACGACCAGAACAATATATTAGACAGCCCACTTGGGCCCGCGCAAACTCCGGCTCCCGGCTAGCCTCCGGCGTCTCCGGCGGCGATCCCACACCACGATTTCAAGGAGGACTACCATGGCCGACAACTGGCGCTCCAAGCTCATCACGGGCGGCGTGAACCGTGCCCCCAATCGCGCAATGCTGCGTGCCGTGGGCTTCGGCGACTCGGACTTCGACAAGCCGATCGTAGGGGTGGCGAACGGCCACTCCAACATGAATCCCTGCAACGCGGGCATCCAGCCGATCGTCGACCGTGCCATGGCGGCGCTGTCCGACGCGGGTGCCATGCCCCAGTCGTTCGGCGTGCCGACCGTCACCGACGGCATCGGCATGGGGACGGAGGGCATGAAGTACTCGCTGATCTCCCGCGAAGTCATCGCCGATGCCATCGAGACGTCGACCAACGGCCAGATGATGGATGGCGTGCTGGTCGTGGGGGCCTGTGACAAGAACATGCCGGGCGGCATGATGGCCATCGCGCGCATGAACGTGCCGGCGATCTACGTGTACGCGGGCACGATCAAGCCGGGCAAGTGGAAGGGGCAGGACCTCACAATCGTCAGCGCATTCGAGGCCGTCGGCGCATTCACGGCAGGCAAGATGTCGAAGGAAGACTACGACGGCATCGAGCGCAACGCCTGTCCGACCGTGGGCGCCTGCGGCGGCATGTACACGGCCAACACGATGTCGTCCTCGTTCGAAGCGCTGGGCATGAGCCTGCTGGGGTCGTCCCAGATCGCCTCCCCGGATCCGGAGAAGGCGGACTCCGCGGCCGAATCGGCCCGCGTGCTCGTGCAAGCCATCAAGAAGGGTCTGCGTCCGCGCGACATCATCACCCGCAAGTCCATCGAGAACGCCATCAGCCTGGTGATGGCGACCGGCGGTTCCACCAACGCCGTGCTGCACTACCTGGCGATCGCCTCCGCGGCGGAAGTCGAGTGGACCATCGACGACTTCGAACGCGTGCGTCAGCGCACACCGGTGCTGTGCGACCTCAAGCCCTCGGGCAAGTACGTCGCCACCGACTTCAACCGTGCCGGCGGCGTCCCCGTCGTCCTCAAGATGCTGCTCGACCACGGCCTGCTGCACGGCGACTGCATGACCATCACCGGCCGCACGATCGGCGAGGAACTGGCCGCGCTGAATCCGGTGCGCCGCGAGGACCAGGATCTCATCCGTCCCTGGTCCGATCCGATGTACAAGCAGGGCCACCTCGCCATTCTCAAGGGCAATCTCGCTCCGGAAGGCTGCGTGGCCAAGATCACGGGGCTCAAGAACCCCAAGATCACCGGTCCCGCGAAAGTCTTCAATTCCGAGAACGAGACGATGGAAGCGATCGTGTCGGGCAAGGTGAAGGCCGGCGACATCGTCGTCATCCGCTACGAAGGACCGAAGGGCGGCCCCGGCATGCAGGAGATGCTGGCTCCCACCTCCGCGCTCATCGGGCAGGGCCTCGGCGAATCCGTCGGCCTCATCACCGATGGCCGCTTCTCCGGCGCCACCTGGGGCATGGTGGTCGGCCACGTGGCGCCCGAGGCATTCGCGGGCGGACCGATCGCACTGGTGCAGGATGGGGACTCTGTCACCATCGACGCGCATCAACTGCTCATCCAGGTGAACATCTCCGACGAGGAACTCGCGCGTCGCCGTGCAAACTGGAAGCAGCCGGCTCCCCGCTACACGCGCGGCCTGATGGGCAAGTACATCAAGCTCGTCTCGACGGCATCCAAGGGTGCGGTGACGGACCAGTCCTGAGGATCTGCATCTTCCACTTCAAGGGTACGAGCGCGAATTTCCGGGCGGCTGTCGCTGCCCGGAGCAGAGTCGATGGGCGGTACTATCGGGGCAGCCCTGCATCGGGCGGCGCGTCATCACAAGTGGCGCGCCGTTTCATATCGTGCCGTCCATCCGGGT encodes the following:
- the ilvD gene encoding dihydroxy-acid dehydratase; translated protein: MADNWRSKLITGGVNRAPNRAMLRAVGFGDSDFDKPIVGVANGHSNMNPCNAGIQPIVDRAMAALSDAGAMPQSFGVPTVTDGIGMGTEGMKYSLISREVIADAIETSTNGQMMDGVLVVGACDKNMPGGMMAIARMNVPAIYVYAGTIKPGKWKGQDLTIVSAFEAVGAFTAGKMSKEDYDGIERNACPTVGACGGMYTANTMSSSFEALGMSLLGSSQIASPDPEKADSAAESARVLVQAIKKGLRPRDIITRKSIENAISLVMATGGSTNAVLHYLAIASAAEVEWTIDDFERVRQRTPVLCDLKPSGKYVATDFNRAGGVPVVLKMLLDHGLLHGDCMTITGRTIGEELAALNPVRREDQDLIRPWSDPMYKQGHLAILKGNLAPEGCVAKITGLKNPKITGPAKVFNSENETMEAIVSGKVKAGDIVVIRYEGPKGGPGMQEMLAPTSALIGQGLGESVGLITDGRFSGATWGMVVGHVAPEAFAGGPIALVQDGDSVTIDAHQLLIQVNISDEELARRRANWKQPAPRYTRGLMGKYIKLVSTASKGAVTDQS
- a CDS encoding LysR family transcriptional regulator, which encodes MNVELRHLRYFVAVAEELHFGRAAERLHISQPPLSIQIRVLEDIVGAALFHRSQRRVSLTKAGEVLLAEARHILARVDGAIAASRSASRGEVGELSIGFVSTADYNVLPPLLREFRTRAPGVRLTLREATTDVLLAALVERTMDAGFVLPPVDDPELEYWPIHREPFVAALPESHPLARATGKLRLKELADAPFLMSPRSHAPRLYDDIVSFCQRCGFSPRVEQEAVQMQTIVSLVSAGIGVALIPASLQHLRRTGVVYRPIAETGPLTELGLAWRRGDSLATLKMLLDVASSCIGTERQVRL